ATATCTCCTTAAATATAAATGGTACCTCATTTTGGGTACACTGTTTACACTTATATCTAATGTTTTTGGTGTGGTGCCTGCACAAGTGGTTCGTCACGCTTTAGATTTGGTAAAAGAGAATATTGACATCTACTTTATGTACAGCGGCACGCAGGTACAAAAAAGCATGTACGATGTTTTTATTTACAGCCTTAGTGTATATGGTTTCTTGATTTTAGGAATGGCTATTTTAAAAGGCCTTTTTCTTTTTCTAGTTCGTCAAACTTTGATAGTGATGTCACGCCACATAGAGTATGACATGAAAAATGAAATCTTCCAACATTATCAAACACTACCATTAAGCTTTTACAGACAGCACTCTACAGGTGATTTAATGACCCGTGTGTCTGAAGATGTCGGAAAAGTAAGAATGTATATAGGGCCATCCATCATGTATTTACTTAACATGGTGACCTTGGTGGTGCTTATCTTGAGTTATATGTTTTCTGTTAACGCCAGACTAACTTGGTGGGTTTTACTGCCAATGCCTATACTTTCTTTAAGTATTTTCATGGTGAGTAGCAGGGTAAATCAACGCTCTGCTTTGATTCAAAAAAGTCTTTCTAAACTATCAAATTACGTTCAAGAAGCCTTTAGCGGTATCAGAGTTTTAAAAGCTTTTGCTATGGAAAATAGCTCTTGGGAGCGTTTTAAGGTAGAAAGTGACATGTACCGCGATAAGCAACTAGACCTTACAAAGATAGACGCCATGTTCTTTCCTTTGATAATGTTTTTGATTGGCTTAAGTACTGTTATTTGCGTTTTTGTGGGTGGTCAAGAGATTATTGCCGGAACACTGACGCCAGGAAACATCACCGAGTTTATTATGTATGTTTTCATGTTAACTTGGCCTTTAATAGCTTTAGGCTGGACTACCAGTCAAATTCAACAGGCAGCAGCATCTCAGGAAAGAATTAACGAATACTTGGCCATCAAAAATGATATTGTTTCGGAAGTAAACCTTAAAGCAGATATTGAAGGGGCCATTTCTTTTGAAAACGTAAACTTCACCTATCCTGACTCAGGCATACATGCTTTAAAGAATTTCAATCTTGAAATTGCTCCTGGGGAATCTGTAGCCATTTTAGGAACTACCGGTTCAGGTAAAAGTACTTTGGCAAATTTGCTCCTGCGTATGTATGATACATCTACAGGTGATATTAGCATTGACCATAGAAATATCAAGGATTACAACATTCAGAACTTACGCTCTCAAATGGGCTATGTGCCACAAGACGTATTCTTGTTTTCTGACAGCATAGCCAACAACATCAGATTTGGTAGCCCTGAGATTAAAGAAGAAGCCATATTTCAGGCGGCAAAAGATGCTGATTTGTATCAAAACATTATTGAATTTGAGAATGGTTTTGATACAGAAATTGGCGAACGAGGTGTAACCCTTTCTGGTGGTCAAAAGCAGCGTTTGTCTATTGCAAGAGCCATAGTTAGAGAGCCAAAAATATTAATCTTAGATGACTGCCTTTCTGCAGTAGATACCAATACCGAGAATATCATTTTAGGTAATTTGGAAAGAATCATGCAAGACAGAACCTCTATCATAATTTCTCACAGAGTTAGCTCCGCCAAACTAGCTCAAAACATCATTGTCTTAGACGAAGGTGCTATAGTAGAAGAAGGATCGCATGAAGACCTTATGGCAAAAAATGGCATTTATAAAGAGCTATACGACAAACAATTAAGCACCGAAGAAGCATAAAATCATATGGCTATTGATATCTCAAAAGTAAAAGCTATCATATTTGACATGGATGGCTTATTGGTCAATTCAGAACCTTGCTGGCACATTGCAGAGAAAGTTGTTTTTGGCAAAGTGGGCTTAAATCTTACCACCGAACAATGCATCGAAACCACAGGAAAGCCTGTCAAAGATGTCATTCAATATTGGTATGCCATAAAGCCATGGGAAAACCCAGATTTCATGGGAATGGAAACAGAGTTATTTGCTGAAGCCACTAAGGCCATCAAAGAAACCGCACCACTTATGCCAGGTCTTTTAGAAACCCTTGCCTGGGCTAAAGCTCAAAATTATAAGATTGGTCTGGCTTCGGCTTCGCCGATGGATATGATTGAAATGGTCTTAGAAAAATTTGAGCTTACATCAAAATTTGAATTCCATCATTCAGCTGAATTAGAAGAGTTTAACAAACCTAACCCAGCTGTTTACTTAACCGTAGCCAGAAAACTAGATACTCCTATAGAACATTGTCTGATTTTAGAAGATTCTTTTAATGGCGTAAAAGGAGCGGTAGCTTCTGGAGCTCAGGTTATAGCAGTACCCGGAAAAGAGGAATTTGAGCAGTCTAAATTTGATATAGCCAATCTAAAAACCTCGTCATTGGAAAATATTGTGGGTTTATTTGAGAGCTAAAATCTTTAGATTTAGCTTTAATGCAAAAAAACAGGCAACCCAGAAGGTTGCCCATTTAACATTTTACTCAAAAACTATTACTCAATTCATTTCGTCAGAATTATCTCCTATAATTCACTCCTCGACTATATCTGTTATTCCTATCCACATTAGAAACATCTCTATCGTTCTTCTCTCTTCTTATCATTTTGTTTAGAGAATCAATATCCTTTTTTAGCTCATTGCTTTCACGACTTGTCAATCTGCCGTTTCTTAGGTATTTGTTTTCTTTTGCCTCTATTTTCTCCGCTACTACCAAAAGCCTTTTAGCTTCATTAGAATTAATAGTACCCGCCACTATACCCTGAGCTATGCTTTCACGAGCTTGCCTTTGAAAAGAATTTATTTCACGAGCATTGCTCTTATTGTTGTTACCATAATTCTTCGAATATTTATTACTCGCATAAATGTCGCCTCCTTTGTAACTCTTGCTTTTATACTGTGCCATGCTTGTACTTACTATCATGGTCATTACGGCGATTAATGTTATTAGCTTTTTCATAATTATTATTGTTAAAATTGAAAGATATACCTCTTAGATGCCTGTAAGAGAGGAAGGTTTGATAAGGGACTTGTTAACGATTGTTAATAAGTCTACCGTAAAATAAAATTTAAGAAGTTGGGCAATTTTCCACCACCCATACTGCGTTATATGCATGTAATTCCAACACAGATTATACATGGGGTCTAATAGACCTAGTTATAAAAAATCTTAAAATAGTGGTTTATTTTAGGGGTTAGACAAGAGCTTCCGAAACTTCGGAAGCTTTTTCTTTTTTTTAAAGTGGTGAATTCTACCCCTGACCTATGACAAGCCTTCTCAATTTCTTTAGTAATTTTAATCAAGCAATACCCTATGATTAGAATAAATGAAAACTCACCCTACCTTACTATTGATTTTTAGAAGTACTTAGGTCAAATCGCAAAAAAGGAAATTACAGCGATTTAGTACTAACCTTTAAGTGTTCATTATCCACATATCACTCAAATTATTTGGGCGATATGGGTTTGTCATGAATCCCTTTTAGATTTTAACAGCACAGCTACCTTAGAAACATATTCAACCAGATTTTAAAACATTAAGCTTTGAAAAAAACAATCTTACTATCGCTTCTTCTTGGAAGCTTTGCGGCTATCTCGCAAGAAGTAATCCCACTCTATAATGGTGAAACACCAAATAGCAAACCTTATAAAATGCAAGAGGTTAAAAGAGAGAAAGATGATCTCTTAATTGGATATTGGAAAGTATCAGAACCTACTTTAGAAATTTTCCTACCAGAAAAGCCGAACGATAGAAAGGCTGCAGTAATTCTTTGCCCCGGTGGTGGATACGCCATGGAAAGCTATAGAAAAGAAGGTACAGAAATAGCAAAAGCCTTCAATGAAGAAGGTGTAGCTGTTTTCTTATTAAAATACAGATTACCTAGCGACTCTATCATGCACGACACCTCTATAGGGCCTTTGCAAGATGCTCAGCAAGCTATAAAAACAGTAAGAGATCGAGCCGCCGAATGGAACATTACCCCAAATAACATTGGCATCATGGGCTTCTCTGCCGGTGGACATTTGGCTTCTACAGCAGGAACACATTTTAATAAATCATACATTCCAAATGTTAAGAAAACATCACTTAGACCTGACTTTATGATTCTCATTTACCCTGTAATTAGCATGCAAGATGGCTTAGCACATGGTGGTTCTAGAAGACTTTTATTAGGAGAAGAACCTAGCCAAGAAAAACTAGACCTATTCTCAAACGACCAGCAAGTGAACGAAGAAACCCCTCCTACTTGGCTGACACATGCTGGCGATGACACCGTGGTGCCGGTAGCCAATAGTATTAGGTTTTATGAAAACTTGATTCAAAACAAAGTACCTTCCGAAATGCATCTTTATCCAAAAGGGAACCACGGTTTTGTTTTATCAATTCCTACTTCCGAGTGGATGCAACCATTATTTAAATGGATGCAGAAAAGTGACTATATTACTGAGAAATAATTCAAAATCAGCCTCTCAAAAAAAACATTTACCAAAACTCTAACAACCACTTCATGAAAAAACATCTCTGGTATTCTATCTTAATTTTCAGTGTCATTTTCGCTTCCTGCAAACCAATCAAAAAAACAGGAGACTTTAAGATTCTGCCTTTACCACAGGAATTTGAAATTACTGGTGTAAGCTCTTTAGGACATGATAGCATAAAAAAGGTCTATTCGTCCAGTGAAACAGAAATGCCTATTCTTAGCAAGGTTTTAGGCGAACTCGTTATTACTAAAGAAGTGCCTGAGGCTCAAATTGTTTACGATATTGACAATACCTTAGACTTAGGAGAAAATGGCTACCTTCTTACTATATCTGAAAACAAAATACAAATAAAAGCCAAAGATGAAGCCGGCCTTTTTTACGCTTTCAAAACACTGGACCAACTGGTGATTGATGCCTACGAGCAAAAGGTTAATTTACCTATTTGTACCATAAAAGATTATCCTCTAA
This sequence is a window from Arcticibacterium luteifluviistationis. Protein-coding genes within it:
- a CDS encoding ABC transporter ATP-binding protein, giving the protein MKNLAYLNKYLLKYKWYLILGTLFTLISNVFGVVPAQVVRHALDLVKENIDIYFMYSGTQVQKSMYDVFIYSLSVYGFLILGMAILKGLFLFLVRQTLIVMSRHIEYDMKNEIFQHYQTLPLSFYRQHSTGDLMTRVSEDVGKVRMYIGPSIMYLLNMVTLVVLILSYMFSVNARLTWWVLLPMPILSLSIFMVSSRVNQRSALIQKSLSKLSNYVQEAFSGIRVLKAFAMENSSWERFKVESDMYRDKQLDLTKIDAMFFPLIMFLIGLSTVICVFVGGQEIIAGTLTPGNITEFIMYVFMLTWPLIALGWTTSQIQQAAASQERINEYLAIKNDIVSEVNLKADIEGAISFENVNFTYPDSGIHALKNFNLEIAPGESVAILGTTGSGKSTLANLLLRMYDTSTGDISIDHRNIKDYNIQNLRSQMGYVPQDVFLFSDSIANNIRFGSPEIKEEAIFQAAKDADLYQNIIEFENGFDTEIGERGVTLSGGQKQRLSIARAIVREPKILILDDCLSAVDTNTENIILGNLERIMQDRTSIIISHRVSSAKLAQNIIVLDEGAIVEEGSHEDLMAKNGIYKELYDKQLSTEEA
- the hxpB gene encoding hexitol phosphatase HxpB, whose product is MAIDISKVKAIIFDMDGLLVNSEPCWHIAEKVVFGKVGLNLTTEQCIETTGKPVKDVIQYWYAIKPWENPDFMGMETELFAEATKAIKETAPLMPGLLETLAWAKAQNYKIGLASASPMDMIEMVLEKFELTSKFEFHHSAELEEFNKPNPAVYLTVARKLDTPIEHCLILEDSFNGVKGAVASGAQVIAVPGKEEFEQSKFDIANLKTSSLENIVGLFES
- a CDS encoding alpha/beta hydrolase; its protein translation is MKKTILLSLLLGSFAAISQEVIPLYNGETPNSKPYKMQEVKREKDDLLIGYWKVSEPTLEIFLPEKPNDRKAAVILCPGGGYAMESYRKEGTEIAKAFNEEGVAVFLLKYRLPSDSIMHDTSIGPLQDAQQAIKTVRDRAAEWNITPNNIGIMGFSAGGHLASTAGTHFNKSYIPNVKKTSLRPDFMILIYPVISMQDGLAHGGSRRLLLGEEPSQEKLDLFSNDQQVNEETPPTWLTHAGDDTVVPVANSIRFYENLIQNKVPSEMHLYPKGNHGFVLSIPTSEWMQPLFKWMQKSDYITEK